The sequence GGCTGGGTGCCGATCGCGACGATGCGCCGGCCCAGCGGGGTCGCGTGCAGCACGACGCCCGTGATGATGGCGAGCCCCAGGAAGATCGCCGCCGAGTAGGAGATCTCGGTCCCCGGGATCGGGACGACGCCGATCTTCGTCAGCGAGATCGGGAACCCGGTGATGATCCTTGGCGCCAGGACGATCTCGGCGATGCCGCGGAACAGGGTCAGCGTCCCGATCGTGACCGCGATCGACGGCAGCCCGACGACCGCGATGAGGAAGCCGTTCAGGGCCCCGCCGAGCGCGCCCACCAGCAGCGCGATCGCCATGGCGAGCCAGATCGACAGGCCGGCGTGGAACAGGTCACCGGTCACCGTCCCGGCCAGGCCGAGCATCGACGCGACCGACAGGTCGATGTTGCCGGTCATGATGATGAGCAGGAGCGGGAGCGCCATGATGGCGACCTCGCCCTCGTTCGTCCCGATGAAGAAGAAGTTCGAGCCGTTCAGGAAGCTCGACGAGTGCGCCGTCCCCATCGCGAAGACGCCGATCAGCAGGACGACGAGCGCGCTCTCCCACCGCAGCGCCCCGCGCCACAGCGGGCGGGACCCGTTGTCGCCGGCCGGGCGGGTCGGCGTGGCCTCGGGCCGGATGGCGATGTCAGACGTCACGTCGAGCTCCCTCGGCCGAGCGCAGGCTTCGCGCGACCCGCAGGCTCAGCCAGCGGTCGAAGGCGATCGCGGCCAGCAGCAGGGCGCCGGCGATCGCCTGGTTCCAGAACGGCGAGACCTTCGTGGCGACCAGCGCCTGGTTGATGGTGTTGAGCAGCAGCGCCCCGAGCGCCGCGCCGACGACCGTCCCGCTGCCGCCGAAGATCGCGACCCCGCCGACGACGACCGCGGCGACGACGGTCAGCTCGTAGCCGTTGCCGCCGGTCACGTCGATCTGGGCGTGCTGGGCCAGGAACAGGGCCCCGCCGAGACCGGCCAGCGCCCCGCTGACCAGGAACGCGGTGAACACCCGCTTCCCGGCCGGGATGCCGGCGAGCGCCGCCGCCTCCGGGTTCGAGCCGATCGCGTAGAGGTCGCGGCTGGCCCGGAACGACCGCATCAGGTAGCCGGCGACCGCCACGACGACGATCACGATGATCGCGAGCCACGGGATGCCGAGGACGGACTCGTAGCCGACCTTCTGGTACGCCTTCGGGATCGCGGCCGGGTTGATGGTCTTGCCGTTGACGATCACGCCGTCGACGCCGCGGACGATGTAGAGCATCGCCAGGGTGACCACCAGGCTCGGTACCCGCGTCGTCGTCGTGACCAGCCCGTTGACGGCGCCGACCAGCGCTCCGACGGCGATGCCGAGCACGAACCCCAGCACCACCGGGAACCCCGGATGGTGCTTGAAGACCGACCCGACGATGTACGCCGACAGGCCGACGACGGAGCCGACCGACAGGTCGACGTTCCGGGTGATGATCACGAGCGTCTCGCCGACGCCGAGCAGGGCGATCAGGGCGGCGCCGGTCAGCAGCTGCTGGACGCTGTTGCCGCTGGCGAAGTGGTGGTTCTTGATCGTGGTCCCGACGAACACCAGCACGATGACCAGGGCGATGCCCAGCTCGCGGGCCCGCAGCAGCGAGGAGCCCCGGGCGAAGGTGGGCCTGGGTGGGGTCGGCGCCGATGTCTCGGGCGCGGCGAGGGCGGTCATGCGGCGGCCCCCGTGGCGACGTTGCCGGTGGCCGCGCGCATGACCGACGCCTCGTCGGCCTCGGCCCGGCTCAGCTCGGCGGTCAGCCGGCCCTCGTGCAGGACCAGCACCCGGTCGGCCATCCCGAGCACCTCGGGCAGGTCCGAGGAGATCATCAGCACGGCCATCCCGCCCGCGACCAGCTCGTCGAGGATGCGGTGCACCTCGGCCTTCGTGCCGACGTCGATGCCCCGGGTCGGCTCGTCGATGATCAGCAGCTTGGGCTGTCGGGCCAGCCACTTGCCCAGCACGACCTTCTGCTGGTTGCCGCCGGACAGCGTCGACACGGGGTCGCGCAGGTCGCCGGACTTCAGCCGCAGCCGGTCGCCCCAGGTACGGGCCAGCGCCCGTTCGTCCGAGCGCCGCACCAGCCCGAACCGGCGCAGCCCCGCGAGCGAGGCGAGGGCGACGTTGTGGTCGATGCCGAGTTCCATCACGAGGCCCTGCTGGCGGCGGTCCTCCGGCACCAGCGCGACCCCGGCGGCCATCGCGGCCTGCGGGGAGCCGTTCGGTAACACGCGGCCGTCGACGCGCACGGTGCCGCCGGTGCGCCGGTCGATCCCGAAGATCGCCCGGGCGACCTCGGTGCGACCGGCCCCGACCAGGCCGGCGAGCGCGACGATCTCACCGCGGCGCACCGTCAGGGAGATGTCGTCGAACACCCCGACGCTGCTGAGGTGCTCGACCTCCAGCACGACGTCGCCCGGGGCGGTGTCGGACTTCGGGAAGAGGCTGTCGAGGTCGCGGCCGACCATCGAGCGGATGATGTCGTCGACCGTCAGGTCCTCGATCGGGTCGGTCCGCACGAACGCGCCGTCCCGCATGACGGTGACGCGCTGGCAGCTCGCGAAGACCTCCTGCAGGCGGTGCGAGACGAACAGCACCGCCGCGCCCTGCGAGCGCAGGGTCCGCATGACCTCGAACAGCCGCTCGACCTCGACGTTGGTCAGAGCTGCGGTCGGCTCGTCCATCACCAGGACGGTCGCGTTGCGCGACAGCGCCTTGGCGATCTCGACGATCTGCTGGTCGGCGACGGACAGGCCGCGGGCGAGGCGCTGCGGGTCGAGGCGGACCCCTAGCCGGGCGAAGACCTCGGCAGCCGCCCGGTTCATCGCGCCCCGGTCGATCACGCGGCCCCGGCCGAGCTGCTGGCGGCCCATGAAGATGTTCTCCGCGACCGACAGGTCGGGGAACAGCGTCGGCTCCTGGTAGATGATCGAGATGCCGGCGGCGCGGGAGGCGTTCGGGCCGTTGAAGGTGACGGGCTCACCGCCGACGACGAGCGTTCCGCCGTCCGCCTGGTGCACGCCGGCGAGGATCTTGATGAGGGTCGACTTGCCCGCCCCGTTCTCGCCGAGCAGCGCGTGCGCCTCGCCCGGGTACAGGGTGATCGAGCCGTCGACCAGGGCCTTCACCGGACCGAAGTGCTTGGTCGCTCCCTGCAGCGACAGGGCCGGGGTCGCCCCCTTAGGCGACAGCGCCGGGGCTTCCGCCGCGTCCCCCGCGGTCTTTTCCATTCGATCAGGCATCGACGGCTGGCCCCTCCTCGTCGACTCAGTGAAACCTTTCACGTTCGGAGTGCCCAGAAGCTAACCGGACGGCCGCAACAGGGTCAAGGGGCAAGTTGCCGGATCGTTACGACATGCCGCCCGCGGCACAACTACCGAGATCTGGGGGCGTTGGCCCAGCTCGGTGGCGTAACGTCGCGGTCGGTCGGGCGCTTCCGACGACGGCAACCGGACGCTAGCGGTTGATACGGTTCAAATCGGTCTTCGCGGAGGGAGGGACATGGCCGACTCGGTCAGCGTCGTCGATGTCGCCCGGCGCGCCGGGGTGTCCGTCGGCACCGTCTCGAACGTCCTCAACCGCCCGGACCGGGTCTCCCCGGCGACCCGCGACCGCGTGCTCGCCGCCATCGAGGAGCTCGGGTTCGTCCGCAACGAGGCGGCCCGTCAGCTGCGGGCCGGCCGGAGCCGGACGATCGGGCTGATCGTGCTGGACGTACGCAACCCCTTCTTCACGGACCTCGCCGCCGGCGTCGAGGCGGCCGCGGCGGGCGAGGGCCTGTCGGTGATCCTCTGCGACTCCGGCGACGACCCACGCCGCGAGGAACGCTACCTGAGCCTGCTCCAGGAGCAGCGCGCCTACGGGATCATGATCACGCCGGTCTCCGAGGACCGCGGCCGCATCGAGGAGATCCGCCAGCACGGCACGCCCGTCGTGCTGGTCGACCGCGCCTCCCACGGCGGCCAGTGCTCGGTGTCCGTCAACGACCTGGTCGGCGGCGAGCTGGCGGCGGCGCACCTGCTGGGCCTCGGGCACCGCCGGATCGCCTTCATCGGCGGCCCGCCCACCATCCGGCAGGTGGCCGACCGGCTCGCCGGGGCGCGCCTCGCGGTGACGAAGGCTGGCCTGGTCGGCGAGACGCTGACGCTGGTCGAGACCGCAGCGCTCAACGTCGACGCCGGCCGCCAGGCGGGCGTGCGGGTCGCGGAGATGCCGGCGTCCGTGCGGCCGACCGCGGTGTTCTGCGCCAACGACCTGATCGCCCTGGGCGTCCTGCAGGAGATGACCCGCCGGCGGCTCAAGGTCCCCGAGGACCTCGCCATCGTCGGGTACGACAACATCGACTTCGCCGCCGCCGCGGCCGTCCCGCTGACGTCGGTGGCGCAGCCGCGGGCCCAGCTGGGCCAGACCGCGGCCGAGCTGCTCATCGACGAGGTGTCGGCGCACCGCACCCACCGCCACCGCCAGGTCGTCTTCGAACCGGACCTGGTCGTACGAGAATCCACCCAGCCCTGACCCGGCCGGGCACCCGGATCGTTGTCGCTGACGCGGGAGGGCCCGTGAAGATCGCGCTGTTCGTGAGCTGCCTGGTCGACGGGCTGTATCCCCAGGTCGGCCAGGCCACCGTGCGGCTGCTGCGCCGCCTCGGCCATGACGTCGAGGTGCCGTCGTCGCAGACCTGCTGCGGGCAGATGCACGTCAACACCGGCTACCCCCGCGAGGCGCTGCCGCTGGTGCGCAACCACGTCGACACCTTCGCCGGGTACGACGCGATCGTCGTGCCGAGCGGTTCGTGCACCGGCGCGATCCGCCACCAGCACGCCGACGTCGCCCGCCAGTTCGGCGACGAGGCGCTCGCCGAGCGGGCCGAGCAGGTCGCGGAACACACCTACGAGCTGTCCGAGCTGCTGGTCGACGTGCTCGGGGTGACCGACGTCGGCGCGTCGTTCCCGCACCGGGTCACCTACCACCCGACCTGCCACTCGCTGCGCCTGCTCGGCGTCGGCGACCGGCCGCTGCGGCTGCTGCGGGCGGTGCGCGGCCTCGACCTGGTCGAGCTGCCGGCGGCCGAGCAGTGCTGCGGCTTCGGCGGGACGTTCGCGCTGAAGAACCCGGACGTCTCGACGGCGATGCTCGCCGACAAGATGGCCGGCATCCTGACGACCCGGGCCGAGGTCGCCACGGCCGGCGACGCGTCCTGCCTGATGCACATCGGCGGCGGCCTGTCCCGGCTGCGCAGCGGGGTGCGCACGCTGCACCTCGCGGAGATCCTCGCCTCGACCGAGCAGGACGCGCCGGCCACGACGGCGGGCGCGGCGGCGGCCACGACGGGAGCCCGGTCATGACGTTTCTCGGGCTGCCGACCGCGCCGGCCGGCGTCGGGCACCTCACGGGCACCCAGACCTTCCCCGCGGCGGCGCGGACGGCGGTCGCGGACACCCAGCTGCGCCGCAACCTCGGCAACGCCACCTCCACGATCCGGGCCAAGCGGGCGTCGGTGGTCGCCGAGCTGCCCGACTGGGGCGAGCTGCGCGCCGCCGGTGCCGCGATCAAGGACGACGTGCTCGCCCACCTGGACCGCTACCTGCTCCAGCTGGAGGAGCGGGTCACCGCGGCCGGCGGGCAGGTGCACTGGGCCCGCGACGCCGTCGAGGCGAACCGCATCGTCACCGAGCTGGTCGTGGCCACCGGCGTGGACGAGGTCGTCAAGGTCAAGTCGATGGCGACCCAGGAGATCGGCCTGAACGAGGCGCTCGCCGCGGCCGGGATCGCCGCGATCGAGACCGACCTCGCCGAGCTGATCGTCCAGCTCAGCGACGACCGGCCCAGCCACATCCTGGTGCCGGCGATCCACCGCAACCGGGCCGAGATCCGCGAGATCTTCCTGCGCGACATGCCGGGCGTCGACCGGGACCTGACCGACGACCCGGCGGCGCTGGCCGCGGCGGCCCGCACGCACCTGCGGCACAAGCTGCTCACGGCGAGCGTCGCGGTCAGCGGCGCGAACTTCGCCGTCGCCGAGACCGGGACCCTCGCCGTGGTCGAGTCCGAGGGCAACGGCCGGATGTGCCTGACCGTCCCGCGCACGCTCATCACCGTCATGGGCCTCGAGAAGGTCGTCCCGACCTGGCGTGACCTGGAGGTCTTCCTCCAGCTGCTCCCCCGCTCCTCGACCGGCGAGCGGATGAACCCGTACACGTCGATGTGGACCGGGGCGACCGAGGGGCAGACGTTCCACCTCGTGCTGCTCGACAACGGCCGGACCGCGACGCTGGCCGACCCGCGCGGCCGGGCCGCGCTGCGCTGCATCCGCTGCTCGGCGTGCCTGAACGTCTGCCCGGTCTACGAGCGGGCCGGCGGCCACGCCTACGGGTCGGTGTACCCGGGGCCGATCGGCGCGGTGCTGTCGCCGCAGCTCACCGGCCTGGGCGGCGACGGCGCGTCCGGCGGGATCAACGCCAGCCTGCCCTATGCCTCGACGCTGTGTGGCGCCTGCCTCGACGCGTGCCCGGTCGCGATCGACATCCCGTCGATGCTGGTGCACCTGCGGTCCCGGGCCGTCGACGCCAAGCGGGAGGTCCACCGGCTCCCGTCGGCGGAACGCGCGGCGATGACGGCCGCAGCCTGGGTCATGAGCGACCCGGCGCGCTGGACCCGGGCGCTGCGCGCCGGCCGGCTCGGCCGCCTGCTGCGCGGCCGCCGCGCGCTGCCGCCGCCGCTGTCGGCCTGGGCCGGCGCCCGCGACGTCCCCCAGCCCCCGGCGGAGACGTTCCGCGACTGGTGGGCCCGCGAGGGGAACACGACCCCATGAGCGCCACCGCCCGCGCGGGCGCCGGCCGCCCCGCGCCGAAACGAACGGGAGAACCCGTGACGTCTGCCCGAGACGAGGTGCTGGCGCGCATCCGGTCGGCCCTGTCCGACGACACCCCGGACCAGTCGGTCCCGCGCGGCTACCGGCAGGGCCGGGCCGACTCGGCCGGCGACCTCGACCTGTTCGCCCGTCGGGTGATCGACTACCACGCGACGGTGACCTTCATGGCGCCCGACCAGCTGCCCGAGGGGATCGCCGCGCGGCTGGACGAGAACCGCGTCGGCCGGCTGGTCGCGCCGGACGGCCTCCCGGCCGGCTGGACGGCCGACCTGCGCGCGACGGTGCTCACCGACACGCCTCCGCTGTCCGTCACCGAGCTCGACGCCGCCGACGGCACCCTGACGACCTGCGCGGTCGCGGTCGCCGAGACCGGCACGATCGTCCTGGACGCCGGGGCAGGCCAGGGCCGACGGGCGTTGACGCTGATCCCGGACTACCACCTGGTCGTGGTGCGAGCCGACCAGGTCGTCGCGACGGTCCCGGACGCCGTGGCGCTGCTCGCCGTGGCCGGGCCGGCCCGGCCGCTCACCTGGATCAGCGGTCCCAGCGCCACCAGCGACATCGAGCTGAACCGAGTCGAGGGAGTCCACGGCCCGCGAACGCTCGACGTACTCGTCGTCCGCGCCGACGCGTAGCTCACGCGGGCGACGGACAAGATCGCTGTTTGGGCCCTCGGGTGGCTGTAACCGCGGCGTTTTCGCGACCAGCTGAGGGCCGAAACGGCGATCAAGCCAGCAGGCTGACCTCGCCGGACCCCGGCGCTAGCCGGCGGTACGTGTGCGGGCGGTCGGGCCCGGCGCCGGGGTGGCCGCGCGGGTGTCGCGCCGCGGTGACGAGTCGTGCGGGCGACCGGAGGCGGGCTGTCGCGGTGGCCGGACGGCCGCGCGCGACGCGATCGCTTCCTAGGCGCGGCGAGGCCGGGGGCGACGGCGAACGGGGGCCGGCCTGGCGGGGTTGTCCGCGACGGGCCGGCGGAAGGTGGTGGGCTCGGTCTCCGCGACGTCGCCGCCCTCAGGGTCAGGCCCGAAGTCGGGCGCCTGGAAGAGGTCGACCGACGGACGCGGCGCCTCCCGCCGGGGCGAGGAGCGCGCCGGTTCCGACGCGGAGAACAGTGGGTTGGGCGTTGTGGCGATGAGAGGTCTCGCTTCTGGGGTGGGAGGTCGCCTGGATCGACGGCGCGGCACACCGGCGGCGGAGCCAGGCTCCGCCGCGGACCCGGCGCTCGGTGCCGTCAGAGGTGCGACATCTTGCTGAACGGGCTCGGGATGCGTTCCTGCTGCGACCCGAAATCGACCAGCACGGCGATGTCCTGCTCGACCCCGATGACCTGGCCGAGACCGTACGTGTCGTGGATGACGCGGTCACCGATGGCGAAGCGATCGCACGGCGGAATGACCGGATCCTTGAAGGGGCTGGTGGGCAGACGGCGCTTGGGTACCGCTGACTTGGTCATTGGCTCCAGTATGCGCCTACCGGGGGTGACGCCGCGCCGGTAGCCGCCGAAGTGCGGCCGATCCGAGGCCCCTCGCCGGAGGTTCCGCGTCCGGGCGGGCCTTTCGTGGGTAGGCCACGCGATGCGGTCGCCGCCGCCGGACGGCCGGTGGACCCGCCGGCCGGGCCAGCCGGCGGGCACCGACGCGGGCCGCCATCGATGCCTTAGTAAACGCTCACTTGTCACCTCGGGTTTCGCGGGCTACCGTCGCCCAGGTCCCCCGGCGTCGGTGCGAGGAGCGGGATGAGCGAGCGTCGAGGCAGGGTCGAGGGCAAGGTCGCGATCGTCACCGGTGCCGGTTCGACACCCGGGCCCGGGATGGCCACCGGCCGGGCCTGCGCCATCGTCCTGGCCCGCGAGGGCGCCCAGGTCCTGCTCGCCGACGTCGACGGCGCGCGGGCCGAGGAGACCCGGGAGATCATCGAGGGCGAGGGCGGCCAGGCGGCCGTCTTCGCCGGGGACATGACGAAGGCCGCGGACTGCGCGGCCATGGTCGCCGCCGCCGTCGACGCCTTCGGGACGCTGGACATCCTGGTCAACAACATCGGCGTCTCGATCGCGGGCAACGTCGTCGACACCGACGAGGCCGACTGGGACCGGGTGCTCGACCTCAGCCTGAAGACGATGTTCCTGGCCAGCAAGAACGCCGTGCCGGTGATGGCGGCCAAGGGCGCCGGGGCGATCGTGAACATCGGGTCGATCGCGGGCTCGCGCGGCGGGAACTACGTCGGCTACGCGGCGGCCAAGGGCGGGGTGAACGCGCTCACCGTCGACATGGCCTTCTCGCACGGCCGCCAGGGAATTCGGGTCAACGCCGTCGCCCCCGGCCATATCACCACTCCCCTGCTGTTCTCCGTCCTCGGCGTCACCCCGGAGGCCGACTACCGCCAGCGGCTCGCCGCCGCGGCCAACCTGCTGGGCACCGCCGGTGACGGCTGGGACGTCGGGTGGGCCGCGACCTTCCTGGCCAGCGACGAGGCCCGCTGGATCACCGGCGCGATCCTCCCGGTCGACGGCGGGGTGATGGCCGTGACGCCGCTGATGATGGCCGCCGGCCTGCGGGCCGAACCGCCGCCCGCCTGAACTTTTCTGCCCGCGCACCCACGTTCAGCCGAAAGCGAGCACGCCCATGAGCACCGGACCGGAATCGCCCGACGCGGAGTTACTGGCGGCCACCGACGAACAGATCGACGACGCCGTCCAGTACGCCGACCCGATGGCACTGCGCGGCCTGCTCTACCAGCTCACCGGCGACGAGTCCGTCGCGGCCACGAAGGTCGGGCCGGTCCCAGGCTATGTCGGGGGAAACCTCTCGTTCGGGCTGACGGACCCGGCGGACATCGCGTTCCTGCGGGCCCGGGCCGCGCGTTTCCTGAAGGAACGCCGGGACGGCGGCGCGCCGCCCATCGGGCCCGGGCCGGTGGAGCGGCTTGCGCGCAGCCTGGCCCTCGCGGGAGGCATGGCCGAGCTACCCGCCGAGGACGTCGAGCTGTGGGTGGAGGAGCTTTCCCTCGACCCCTGGGCTCGTGGCCTGACCTGGGAGCGGCCGCCGGAGCCTGACCGGCTCGCGGAGTTCTCGGTCGTCATCATCGGCGGCGGGATGGGCGGCCTGAACGTCGCGGCCCAGCTCAAACACGCCGGCCTCACGTTCACCCTGCTGGAGAAGAACTCCGGCGTGGGCGGAACGTGGTACGAGAACCGCTATCCCGGCGCGCGGGTCGACTCGCCGAGCCGCGCCTACACCCACATCCTCGGCGTCGAGTTCGACACGCCGTCGCCGTGGTGCTCCCAGGGCGAGAACGAGACGTACTTCAACTGGTTCACCGACCGGTTCGGCCTGCGTGAGCACATCGAGTTCGACACCGAGGTCACGACGGTGACCTGGGACGAGAGCGGCGCGTTCTGGGAGGTCGTGGCCGACGGTCCGGGTGGGCGCCGGGTGCTGCGGGCCAACGTGGTCATCAGCGCCGTCGGCCTGCTGTCGCGCCCGAGCCTGCCGCGGATCACCGGGATGGACACCTTCGCCGGCCGGTCCTTCCACACCGCGCGCTGGCCGCAGGACTTCGACCCGGACGGCCGGCGGGTCGCCGTGATCGGCACCGGGTGCTCCGGGGTCCAGCTGGTTCCGGAACTGGCGAACCTCGCCGGGCACGTGACCGTCTTCCAGCGGACCCCGCAGTGGCTCTTCGAGCACGACGGCTACCGGTCGCCGTTCCCGGACCAGGTCCGCTGGCTGGACCGGAACTTTCCCTACCACCCGCACTTCATGCGGTTTCGGACCAACTGGCTGCTCGGCCCCTACCTGTCCGGGCCGCTGCGGGAGATCGACCCGGACTTCGTCGACCCGTTCGCGCGCAGCGCCGTCAACAAGCAGATCCGTGACGAGCGCATCGCGTTCATCGGCAAGAAGCTGGCGAGCCGGCCGGAGCTGGTCGAGAAGATGATCCCGCCGCACCCACCGTTCTCGACCCGGCCCGTCCAGGTCGACTCCCGGTACAACATGTACGACGCGATCATGCGCGACGACGTCACCCTGGTGACCGAGGGAATCGACCGGATAACGCCGGCCGGGGTCCGCACCGTGGACGGGGCCGAGCACGAGGTCGACGCGATCGTCTACGCGACGGGATTCAGGGCGAACGAGTGCCTGTGGCCCATGGAGGTGCTCGGCCGGGACGGACGGTCCGTCCACGACCTGTGGGCGAAGGACGGCCCGCGCGCCTACCTCGGCGCGATGCTGCCCGGCTTCCCCAACTTCTTCCTCATCTACGGGCCGAACATGAACCCGTACGGCGGCCTCGGCGTCGTCAACCACCAGGAGATGGTCACCCGTTTCCTGCTGGACTGCGTCAAGGAGGTGCTCGTCACCGGGAAACGCTCCGTCGAGGTCACCGAGGCGGCGTACTGGGACTACAACGACCAACTCGACGCGCGCGAGAAGTACAAGATCTACAAGGACGAGCGGGCGAACAGCTACTACCGCAACGAGCACGGCCGGTCCGTGACGAACTGCCCGTTCCCCGGCAACGAGATGTGGCACCGCCTACGCCACCCGAACTTCGACGAGGTCCTCGTCCGCTGACGGCGGTGCAGGTGAGCTTCATTTCCACCACCGCACCCTGGATTTCCCGATCGTCCTGCTGCCCGGGTACTGTCGATAGACCGCGTATGACCGCAGTTGCCCCAGGATGATACCGAAGGTCTCCGTCAGCCAGACGAAAATAAATCCAAGGTAGAGACCCGACACGAATGAGGAAGAAAGATATCTTTCGGCCAGAAGAAAGGCAGGGATCCCGAGGAACACACGTCCGAGCGCCGGCAACAGGCCCCAGTGGTCGCCTCGGGGCCAGACCAGGAGAATGGATACCAGCAACCCCGCCGTCTTCTCGGCAGGGTTGATGGACACGGCCTGCAGGAAGAGGCAGGCGCACGCGTAGAGTCCGAGCACGATGGCGGACGTCCGCTTCATGGTCCGCGAGCGGACGGCGGTCGCGAGATGCATCGCGACGACCAGCGTGATCGGATGGCCGCTGCCGACGACCTCCCGGCTTCGCGCGAGGGTGGCCTCCCCCAGCCGCCGCGCCGCCGCATAGTGGCCCGTCGACCACAGCGTGACCGCCAGGTTCCCCGCGGCGCGCAGGGTGTGCGGGTGGTTCTCGCCGAGAATCTCCCGGCGGCGGGCCAGCACGCCCTCCTCCAGCTCCCGCGCCGCCGCATAGCCGCCCATCGCCCACAGAATGACGGCCAGGTTCCCCGCGGCGTACAACGTGTCCGGGTGGTTCTCACCGAGAATCTCCCGGCGGCGCGCCAGCACGACCTCGGCCAACCTGCGGGCGGCCGACCAGTCACCCAGCTCCCCGAGCGTCGCGGCGAGGTTGCCGGCGGCTGTCAGCACCTCCGGGTGATCCTCACCGAGGACCTCCCGGCGGCGCGCCAACACATTCTCCTCCAGCGCCCTGGCCGCCGAATAGTCCCTCAGCTCGCGCAAGGTCGCGGCGAGCCCGGCTCCCGCCGTCAGCGTGTCCGGATGATCCTCACCGAGGACCTCCCGGCGGCGCGCCAACACGTCCTGCGCCAGCCCTCGCGCCGCCGCATAGTCACCCAGGGACCGCAGGGTGACGGCGAGGTCCGCCATCGCGGTCAGCGTGTCCGGATGATCCTCTCCGAGGACCTGACGGCGGCGCGCCAGCACGTCCTCGGCCAACTCCCGTGCCGCCGCGTAGTCCCCCTGCCCCAGCTCCCCAAGGGTCGAGGCGAGGTTGGCGGCGGACGTCAGCGTATCTGGATGATCCTCACCGAGAATCTCCCGGTTACGGGAGAGGGCCCGTTCTGCCAGTGCGCGACTACTCGGCAGGTCGCCCCGGCTCAGGAGATACCGCGTGAGCCTGCTGATCATGGCGCGGCTGTCCGGGTCGTCGTCGTCCACCAGCTCGACGGCCGACGCGTGCGCGTACAGCAGCGCGAACCGGGGCCAGGCGTCCGGTCGGTCCCACGCGTCCGGGCGGCCGTGCGCCAGCAGCCGGCGGGCCGCCGTGCGCAGCACCGGCCGCAGGTCGGCGGGCGTGTCCTCGCGCAGCACCGCACCGGCGAGACGATGCATCACCACCGCGTCGTTGTCGTCGGTGCGGCGGACCAGGGCGAGAGCCAGCAGGCGGCCGACGGTTTCCGCCCACCCGATCCGATCCGCCGAGGCGCGATCCAGCGGGGCGGGAAGCAGCACCGCGACCTGCGGGCGCACCAGATCCAGCGGGATCGGCTCCGGCCCGAAGTGCGCCCACAGCCGAGCGAGCATCACCGCGGTCGGGTCTTCAAGCTGGTGCAACGTCACGGTCCAGGTGGCGGCGACCGGCCGAACGCCCTCCGGCGCACCTCGGCTCATCAGCTGCTGAAGCTCGGTGGACAACAGCCCGGCGTACTCGCCGGGCCTCATCGACGTTTCCGCGAGAAAGGCCCCCGCCTGCTCGACCGCCAGCGGAAGGTTCCCGAGCGACTCCGCGATCCGCGCCGCGTCCCGGTCGCCGATTCCCGGGACGCGGGCGCGCAGCAGCGCCACGGCGTCCATCGACGGCAGCACGTCGACCCGCACCGACTGGGCCACCCCCGACCAGCGATGGTCCCGCGATGTCACCAGCACATGCCCACCCGAGGCCGACGCCGCCCGCAACAACCCGAACAAGTCACCCGGCGCGCCCGCGTTGTCCAGCACCAGCAACCAGCGCGCGAACCGCG is a genomic window of Pseudofrankia inefficax containing:
- the fxsT gene encoding FxSxx-COOH system tetratricopeptide repeat protein produces the protein MKAGLTGEQIAALADVFTDPGSARQVVREAGIPAGDLPWTTASPRVFWTAVATLLADGIVAGGPERLLTLAREQYPAHPVFAGTTGQSSGRAGTGAVWEVGWPRNPLFTGRDAELAVLRAELVGSGAAAVLPVALHGLGGVGKTQMAAEYCYRFGREYDLVWWVAAEEPATTLAGLVWLAERIGVAVAGAAEESVRALVALLGSGTRFARWLLVLDNAGAPGDLFGLLRAASASGGHVLVTSRDHRWSGVAQSVRVDVLPSMDAVALLRARVPGIGDRDAARIAESLGNLPLAVEQAGAFLAETSMRPGEYAGLLSTELQQLMSRGAPEGVRPVAATWTVTLHQLEDPTAVMLARLWAHFGPEPIPLDLVRPQVAVLLPAPLDRASADRIGWAETVGRLLALALVRRTDDNDAVVMHRLAGAVLREDTPADLRPVLRTAARRLLAHGRPDAWDRPDAWPRFALLYAHASAVELVDDDDPDSRAMISRLTRYLLSRGDLPSSRALAERALSRNREILGEDHPDTLTSAANLASTLGELGQGDYAAARELAEDVLARRRQVLGEDHPDTLTAMADLAVTLRSLGDYAAARGLAQDVLARRREVLGEDHPDTLTAGAGLAATLRELRDYSAARALEENVLARRREVLGEDHPEVLTAAGNLAATLGELGDWSAARRLAEVVLARRREILGENHPDTLYAAGNLAVILWAMGGYAAARELEEGVLARRREILGENHPHTLRAAGNLAVTLWSTGHYAAARRLGEATLARSREVVGSGHPITLVVAMHLATAVRSRTMKRTSAIVLGLYACACLFLQAVSINPAEKTAGLLVSILLVWPRGDHWGLLPALGRVFLGIPAFLLAERYLSSSFVSGLYLGFIFVWLTETFGIILGQLRSYAVYRQYPGSRTIGKSRVRWWK